The window GGGCTGAAAACAACTTTAAGGGTAGAACTAAAATTTGGAACTTTTAGAGGAGGAAAAAACTCTACAATTTACTGTTCATAAAGCTTTAaaggttgtgtgtgtgtgtgagagagaaacaTAAAGCTTTAAAGGTAAAGGTAAAATTTGGAGCTAGTTTCAACAATTGTCATTCTTTACATTTCTTACTAGCGGCTTGGCCTATAGTAGGTATTTGGTTCACCGCTTTAAGTATTAACATTCATCATGACAGGAGCTTTGGCTCATGGAgctatattttttcattagagattacaataaattcaaaactttaaaacaCTATTTGATGTAATTTGCCAAATATTGAAAACATTAAAGAGTTTTTCGGTGAACACTCTATATTATGAAAGCAGTACTATCAAGACTACTTAGTTCTTACAACAATTACAAACGCGCACAGAGTCTCCAGCCTCTCAAGCCTCATCCATGCACACACATAGAGTTTTAGTTTATCTATTGTCATGCGTCCCAATTATTGTAAGGGTACCCCCAAGGGTGCTGCAGCAATAAGTATAACGGTCTTGTTCTCATAAGGCTCATGTGGTGGCCCAAGGGGGATAATGTAGGGATAGAAAATTGAACCACGAGTATAAAAATGGTATTAGGAAACATAAATTGTATCAagattaattaatttcaaataaatcaaataattaatgtCACACTTATATGTTTTAATTAACATATATAATGTAcgataaaaaagagaaatataataattaataacaaagAACAAAATGTAAAAAGCTTTGATTTGATGGATAACAAAATAGCTAGAACAACTCCCAACATGAAGAGAGAGGACATCTTGATGGTGTAGATGGAAAAGTGGATAAGAGGTTAGTACATAGTGGACAATGACACGGCTAGTGATGGTGATGTGGCAGTTAATCTCAGAGCTGAGGTGAGTGAGAGAGGTCGTTGGGATAGCTGATGAATTCAAACCTTTTGTTGTTAATGAacgttgagtttttttttttttggagagagagtttgaatagttttttgttttgtttgtaccattttttattattattttaaaggaTTTTGTTAGTGATATGGCATAATTTGAACCcttatattataaagaaaaagtgtGATAAAATGCTCTAAGAACTCTGGAAAATTTTAAGCTTAATGAAAGGAAACATCCCATGAAAAACCTGCTAAATTTATGAGATTTGGTCAAATCAAAATGCATTAAATGTACCCATCTACTCGTAAGGGGGagtttgatttagttttttgtttttgagctttttgaaTAAGTAGCAATTTACCGTTGTTGTTATGGGGAtgcaaggcaaaaatgcaattttttttcacgTTTACAATATTGTAAAGCACAATTGCAAAATTTCACCAATCGCCCTATGGTCACATTTTCAAATTGCCAACATAATTTTAGCCCAAAAAGCTCTAACTAAACAGACGCTTGCAAAAATCACCATCAACACTAACCAATTTTGTAAAGGAGATTTACAGCTATCTTACGGTTTGCATTTTCTAGTACACATTAGAAGGTTGGAACTCAGCTTTCGTAATTAAGTATTTTGAGTCTCTATATAACGtccttctcccaaaaaaaaaaaaaaagagtctctATATAACGAGATAGAATCTCATATATCGGAATCCTAGAGTAATGTTATTCTTAAAAGAGTTGATTGATTGGTGCAATTCGCCCAAAATGGTCAATTTCCCATTTCTTAGATATGttgtaattttattgttatatatatgaCAGGTCCATTTCTTATGGCCAACATTTCATTCTCCATTAACTGAGACAAAGCTCATTAGTTTAAAAAGCCTGTTTACACGAtgaatcacaaacacaaactaaatAATATCACACGGTCTATCATTTCCAGCTCATTTTGGTGTTcggcagagagagagagcgattTGCTTCTTGATCttaagcttttttctttttctttttctttttaccgaAGTCCACTCCATGCAAGCAGAAGCATACTATTGGATCACTGGCTACCATCATTTCCCCAAACATTGTCCCATGAACCACTTGGGGCGGCCTTTGGTCCATCAATGTAGTTCTGGTTTCCATTATAATTGTGAGGTCCAGGATGTGGATATCCATTGGGGCCTGGTGGATGAACCTTATTTGGCTTCGTTCTGATCCCCAGTATCCTCAGCACAAATCTTGCTAGCTCCCCATATAACATACCTGAGCGATCAAAAAGCTGCAACAATAACCATGTCACATAAAACTAGATAATGCTTCAATGGTGCTGAGAATACCATAGGTGGAGTAAATTACAAGGAAATAATATATAATGAAACAAAAAGACATCTCTAATCAATCACATAGAATTAAACAGGGAGAATTTATGTTCGAAACCTTCAATTTTCCTGTGTTTGAAAATACTGCATCTAGAAAGATAAAATTCAGATCGGTGATCTGATAATTAAATACATTATATGAAGGAAGTTGGGGAGGGGACTTCAAAAGATATTCTAATATACGCATTGGAATTTTGGTTCAAAATGTCAGAATTTGGAAATAAGCATCACCAATTAACTCAAATGTCCTGGATTAGTAACTAAAGCTATCACATCTGCTTTGGCCTACTGGTGACAAGCTTTATTTTTAGGGAGGGGGTGGGACTTGAGGATAATACGGATTTACATTTTCCAGAAAGAAAAGCTGGGGGGGGGGATGTGACCTATCCAACTGATCTTGCAGTATATGTACAggtgcaaaaaaaaaagtaatggagAGCAGACCTGAAGAAGTGCAGTCATGAACAAATGGAAAGCCTGTGTGTTCTGGTCTATAAGAATTGCTATCCTACCAAAAAAGTTTACCACACCCTGCGTCTGCAACAAagaaaatacacaaaaataagTAACAGCATTATGGAAATATCCAAGCCCAATAGGCCTCATTACTCACAATTTCAATCAGTAAAAGATGTTCCATATAAGATTGATTTATCATGAACACACTAAGGACTAAGAAATCAATTAACAAAGGAGCGAGACACCTTCTGAAGCAATCCATTAGTTAATCACACAAAATGAAGATAGAAAAATGTGCACACACACAGCCAAGGTTACATTTATTTGGCACATCGGGTAACCAACTAGAATGATTTTTCTGTACTTATCCAGAGTAGATTTAAACAAACCTTTAGCTAGCACAGACACTGGCGAAGCTTCATTATCTTCTCCTCCCCCAAAACCCCTTCCCCCAAGTtgcaatttaaaatttgaacctATGATTTATCCTAAGTTCCTAACACACCTAAAGAATCACCAACTTGCAAGGCCCAGGGGAGAAGTCATGTCAGATTTCATAAGGGGAAACAAATATAAGCACCGTGTTACATGTGTTAGTCATCCTAcctatacaaaaaattagaCAAAGCATCATGTCTTACCACCCGAAGAGCTGAAATCCAAAACCCTGGAGGAGATGGAGGAGCACCGTAAGGATCATTTGGATCTTGACCTCCATAAGGACCATTCATACCCATACCATAGCCACCCATGGGGCCTCCAAGACCACTATTATACATTCCACCTCCATACATCCCAGATGATCCATAaagaccaccaccaccaccataccCTCCTCCCCTATACATGCTGTTTCCATACATCCCCCCTCCACCATACAATCCCCCTGCACCACCATATGATGAACCATACATTCCAGAACCATAGCCAGAGTTGTAGTTCATAGTAGAGCCATAACCTGCAAATTTAgggaatttttttcaaaagatccATGACCAGCAATAAAAAGAAGGGGTAAAAATGATCAACGAAAGGTAATCAGAGACCAATAGTTACCTCCATAGGTACTATTCCCATATCCCTGTTCCCAAGGCCTTGTAGGAACAGGCCTTGCAAGGGTATTCCTATTAATAGCAGCATTGTTAGCAGATGTAGAAACAATTTCTCCAGGTTTTGCAGTTCCTGAAGCCTCAACTACATCACTCGTGCTGCCAGCTGACGGGGGTTTAAAAGGTGCAGGGCCAGATGATGAGGCACCTGCTCGCTCCCAAGGCTTTGGTGGAGGACTATTACCTACAAAAATGTAACAGCATGATTCAATTCCCAGAGTATTTATGAAAAGGTTGACTTATTACATCATCTTAACCAAGCTAAGTGACAATACCAAAACATTAGTTCCAAGTACTTTATTATAGTGAAAACTTATTAACATCCCACAATGCCATTAATTCAGTGCTTTATTATATGGGGAGAGGGGGAGAGAGAATTGCCCTTTCTATTATATATGACATTATGTGATTCAGATCAAAATTGATCTTACGCCAAATGTTCTATGGATACAAGGTTTTTAATGCCCCAAACTCTAATCTGATCATGCACTACTTAGAAAATACAGCACCCTTGGTGAGACAAAGTACTAGTCAACCAAGTGACACTactaattctttaaaaaaaaaagtgtatttcacacccaaaaaaatgacaatgAAGTAATTAGCTGAAGTGAGCACTTTATTCTTGCACAAGATTCTACTGATGGTTCATGTCTAAAACAAAACCCCCGTATTTCAAATAATTGATGACCCAAGAGATTGAGAAGGATTTTATAGCCAGGCACTTGGCACTGTATCAAGCTTGTACAGACTGAGACAGCCCAGCAGTGTTGTGTACAATAGATAAGCATCATAGGCACTCTAGTAGTGACTACAGAACATTTTTCAAAGGATACTACATTCCACAACTGCAAGAAGCCTAATGCCCATACAACCAACTAAACCTACTACAACATGTACTTTGATTTTGCACCCAAAATTCATGTTACTATTATAAACCTGACCTCTAAAGGCTAGGCATAAGGTGATGCTATGTGTAGTTTACTTCCATTGAGTTATTATCAACTGCATTGATAACAACAATAATGATGATAATGTTTCTATTCCAAAATactttatctaattttttattattcttcaGGATGTCATGAAAAATTTACACAAAGTATATTAACCCATACATGGTCTCATCATACAAGCTCATTACCATAACCTGTAGTTAATTAGAAAAGGAGGATATCTGACATCCACTGTTACAGATAGTGGGGCCACCAGGAGGCAAACACAATCCCTAGATTTCAACTCAATATCCAAGTATCCAACcagcaaaagaacaaaatctAGCATGAAAAAAcatctcatttaattttttttgataagcaacATCTCATTTTAATATGTATAAGACGACGAACCCCCTCAAGGTATGGGCCTGTGGGACCACCCTGAGGGGCAAACACCAAATGCCTACACACCTCCACTGAGTAGGCAGAAGTTAAATCGCAAAATGCTTTAACATCTCATTTTACTATGAACTTAATGAttaacaatttctaaaaaaattctatgaTGCAGATGGTAGAGTTCGAGGAAAATAAGGTCAAATACCAAAAGATTCGAGACTTGTGGTCTAGTTTTAATTTGGAGTCTTCTTAGCACCTTCACATGATACTCAGTTATTATTGAGTCTTAGTTTTAAGTTTCTTTAGTTTAGGAAGTTGCTGATCCTGTTTTATTTAAGTTCTACTAGAATGAGGGAAATTTGGTAAATTCCAGATATCATAAAATGGGCTGTCCTTGTTTTACCAAAGGCCATAGCCcataagttttattttgtattttgagtCATTTTCCGATTTTCTTTAGAAATTCTTAAGTACATTTCTTTGTTATTAGTAGTCTAAGTCTTTCTAAGAATAGATTATTTAGGAGTCCTAGTCCTTCCAGGAAATGATTTAGCAACGGCCTATATAAAGGCTTTATTGAATTTCTAACggtttatttttaagttttgaggGTGTGATTACATTTTCTCCTAAGTGTGATTGTGTTTAGGAAAACCTAGATCTGATTGTATAGTGTTTACCTTTCTTTATTCCTCGTTCTATTCACTGTTTTAATACAAAACAGACATCAAACATATTCAATATTCAATCTTTTATTACCTAAACTTAGATAAACCCTTAAACATCAAACCGTATTCAAGAATCCTTCCAGATCTCATCaatgaaatctaattttattgCTAAATTCTTAAAGATCCTACATCaaaattggtattagagcccaTTCAAATTTTGTCACGCATCATCTTAATTACCATCTGACCTATGAAATTCCAATTCAATAAGCATGATAGTTAACAGAAGAGTATGTGACCAAGTGATTTAAAGAAGAGAATGAGAGTTAGAATCCTTGTTTAGGATTTGTGATGCCATTGATGATATACTGTTTGTGTTATTTCAGTTCCTTTTCAAGAAATTTCAGGCCAAAGTGAGCAAGTCAAAGGTGCCATGGGATGAGAGGGAGGTGCAAAGAAtttaaatagaaacaaaaaggaACGAAAACAAAATGGGATTGCTATTGAATCTTGACACACCCATTACCCATATGACCATATGAGTTGATTGGCAACTTACACGCACACCCACTGGGCTTTGAACCTACAACCTTACCTTCCATCCCACCCTTATAGGGAAGAATTCGGAAGTGTCACTTGAGCTAGTACTCATTAATGTAAGGGTCAATATACATTACCTATTATGCCTATAACATACTCAATGATTTGGGAAATGAATTTTAGAAGAGCACCCAATACTACTCATGAATAGTCTATAGATATTGTATGTGAACTCAGCAAAAAGTGACAGCGAATTGCAATAGAAACTAAATCAGGGGGGAACATTTTCCTGATGGAAAGATTACCATATTTTCAAAGCATTCTTCTGCAGATACTCAGTAAATACACACTTAAATATATCAGAAATACCACTTAAATGACCATGGGTAATCTATAAGCCTTTATCTCATAACATACACAGTAGGTGATTgcccaaaagaaaattgatgaaAAGCTATGAGATTTAGATATCCACACAACACCATACAATGTTCATGACTAGCCTAGCTACTGTGATGAACAAAATGCAACTACAAAAAACCCCATATGATTCCATTCCAATATAAGCCTGAACCAATATTCACAAACACGCAAATTGAAAGACCACCCAAGCTAGAAATTCAATCAAAACCCCTAAGCAATTTATTCCCTACAGAAAAAAAGTGCCagcaaaaattttaaagaaaattttgtttaaaaaccCCGAAATATCAAATGGAACATTTTATcatgaaagaaaattattcaTGAGACTTCAATTTTAGGTAAACTTTTCCACGGAAACAATCAGAAGACAACAATTAAATTTCATCTAATATTGACAAGAATCAAGCTGACTataactaaaaattaataagcTAAAACCAAAAGATTaggattctttttttcttcttcagcaAAATCAATAGCTGAATTTATCTAAGAACCCAAATAGGATTCATGGGTTTGTCCCTAAACGAATAAAAAACTGTAATTTTCCTTcgttttctcagcaaccaaacacatccCAACCTCTAATTAttaacccaaaaagaaaaactaatcaAAGCCAGAAATTCCGATCTCAAAGCCAACCCATCGAATCCCCCAAAAGTAATCAATctccaaatcaaaccaaaacaaaaattataaaaaaaaaaaaaaaaaatacacacacacacaaataataatccaaaatcaaataagctaaatttaacaaataaaagggagagagagagcaaaccGGAGGGTTGTTGATTGGAGGCcattgaagaattttgcagaGGTTATCGAGACTGCATATATGTACAGAGAGAGATAACGatgagaaagaatgagagacacagttttttgtcttgtttcttagtttctctctctatttttgaactctttcttttttcttttttttctttgtaagaaGAAGTAGTAGTGGGAGCAAATATTAGGCGATTACACCGTATCACTTTTTTAGTCTTTCCAATGGGTGATGGTTGTTGGTTTGGTGTTTTTTTCTGATTAGGATTTAGGAGGGAGGTTGTTTCTGGACCGTCTGATGGAATTTTGTGGGGCCCACTTACTGCTGACGTGGATGGTCTGTGAATTGTTTGCGCTCAATAATGCTACTTAGTGGTGTAGTACCTACCTACAACAttcacttaaaataaaaataaaaaaattttaagacatTTTTCATTGAGTTTACCGGTTTTTATTATTCTAATTTGGATATACGattgacattacttttttttatataattttaaaaattaaaacagtcAAAAAAATCAGGCCCAAATATTGGTTTCCACCAATTTTTACTGAATTGAATTAAGGTTTCGCTCTCATTGAACCACTCAATCTTgtccattttttaaatcatactTTTCTACttactattaataatttgtaatatCAATAATTCTCAAATATTTTTACTTATCATTAATAATCatgctttttttaatttatgcaataaagatgttttatgatttttttttttaatgctaggattataataaaaattacaatttttgttataatttgtttagtgaTGAATTTTAAACGATGGATTAAAAATGATGTGTCCATAACCTATCTTGTGGTTAGTAGGATAAgttgaaaattattatatttacaatatttttacaataaattttaagtaataaatttttacttCTAGTTAATagtaaacaaaaaagtaattttaattataaatttaaaattaaaactaataatattttactaaattttATTGACGTATCACTTTTTCGTAATTTAGATACGTTATTGCGACTCTTACGTCACTGTACAGGAATGTACTTTGCTTTTTTTAGGTGTGTCACGTGTGTTTACGAATCTTGACCTGAAAGGTTTGACCTGGtgggaaaagaagagagagagagaaacaggaATGTTCTTGGAAGGAATAAGGACAAGGGAGTTTACTTCTATGATTGCATTATATTATATACATGTGCTAAACATGCAATATGAATTGGGCATATAAGTGTAGAATAATGAAGTCCACTAAAACTTAGAATCAAGTTATAAGTGGGGTGTTTGCTAATTCAGTTTTGAAGCAGGGGGTTCAGTAGAGaacttggtttttttatttacttcttATGTAGAAGCCTAGTCTGGCTTGTAAACTCAACGctagtttgtgtttgtttcccTTTGCTTAGTTGAGGTGCCCATTAGAGCATTCTCACCAAGAATctcaaaaaattgagggagTGTTTGGTATttgtgtttgaaaacatgtgttttgttgtttgaaaacatgtgtgaaaatacatttgggtaaaaaagtgtgtgaaaatacgtgtaatgttgtttaaaaattgaaaacatgtgttaGAGTTTATC of the Quercus robur chromosome 10, dhQueRobu3.1, whole genome shotgun sequence genome contains:
- the LOC126701757 gene encoding peroxisomal membrane protein 13, whose product is MASNQQPSGNSPPPKPWERAGASSSGPAPFKPPSAGSTSDVVEASGTAKPGEIVSTSANNAAINRNTLARPVPTRPWEQGYGNSTYGGYGSTMNYNSGYGSGMYGSSYGGAGGLYGGGGMYGNSMYRGGGYGGGGGLYGSSGMYGGGMYNSGLGGPMGGYGMGMNGPYGGQDPNDPYGAPPSPPGFWISALRVTQGVVNFFGRIAILIDQNTQAFHLFMTALLQLFDRSGMLYGELARFVLRILGIRTKPNKVHPPGPNGYPHPGPHNYNGNQNYIDGPKAAPSGSWDNVWGNDGSQ